The following nucleotide sequence is from Geotrypetes seraphini chromosome 10, aGeoSer1.1, whole genome shotgun sequence.
ttactattcaatgtatctTCAAATGTACTTATCTCGAAAGTTGCAGGCAGCCACAgtccaacgggacccgtttcgccagggTTCACATAGGCCACTTCATGTTTAATCAGCAGCATTCGGTAAGAGAAGATTCAGTGGAGAAGATTTAATTAAACTTaatattaaaaggaagaaagaatcaaaataaatgtaaaagaaataggataaaaaaggaagaggGAGGATTTTCAGGGTCAATGAATGAAACGTGGAACCTTTTCAGGCTTGGCTGAGGTTTATTCTCTGTCACCAAGAAAGTTTCTGAAatccttttcctcccctttttttaCACCTTATGCTTTGAACAGTGggatctttttgttattttggagTTGTTCCAGTGGGTCTCGCTTACCATCTTTATTGTGCTTAGCTTAAGGTCCCACTCCGGTTTGCAATGATTGTGGTCACACAGTCTGTCTACAACCATAGAATTAGTTTTGGTTGATCATTTTTGTacacagaaaccccccccccccccatttaaaatatttttaattacaGTTTTACAAAGACTTACAAAAGTAAaccatttaagaaaaaaaaaaaaatatgaagaaaaaatctACCACTCGGGTCAGTTCCATTTTTTCCTAGCCTGTCCCTACATGGATGATTGGTTGACCCAAGCGAAGTTGGTTCTTCTGGATACAGAATGGCCAGATTTATCAGTTTGGAAACGTGATGTGTGTGGCAGAATGAGGGCATGCAAAAATTTAAAATTCACTAATGAAAGGTAGTCACTAAGGGGGCAATTCTGAGATGTCCTGATGCAGTGCAATGAGAccatattttataatggcatctggggaccccgattccattatagaatactattgtAACGCAATACAAACTGGAAAAGGAAAGTGGAGCAAagggaacccaaaaccaaaactgCAAACTCTAAACCAGTCGTTGTCTTAACCAGTGTTCTTTACGGTTAAAACAGATTTCACACTACTTCTTAGACAGGAATAAACACGCTGTTATAATTAGCACTCTGGAATttagaaataagaaaaaattaCGTTCCTGGGCTTCTAGATCCAAGCTCAGAGCCCTGATTATGCATTCAAGTAGCGGATATAAGACCCCACTTAGaaacatggcggcagataaaggcctgatggcccgtctagtctgcccatccgcagcagccattatctctctctctccaagagatcccaagtgcctatcccatgcccttttgaattcagacacagtctctgtttctgggACACTGTTCCACGAATCTTACCACTACTGGTATAAAAACTAAATAAGTGATTTAATGACAGTAGCAGATATATTAATAGAATGTGAGAACAATGCACAGATGCTAGTTTGCTCAAGAAAATGCAGTGGATGCTGTTCGGCCCTCTGTTTGACCAACTCTTACCCATCAGCATTGCAAGAATTGAAATAGTTACAGCCTGGCCCAGTGATGCATGTTTCTCCCTCCAGTGCTGGAGTGGGAGAGGCTGGCAGGAGAGCTGTGCAGTTCCTGGGTAGGCAGGTGCTGTGGCTTTACGAGTTTTATAGATCGCTGAGGCACTAGCAGCTTGGATCTGTGAGTCCAGTTGTCACTAGATAACCTCTCGTTTCCCAAGAGGCTCCTTATATTCAGTTCTTGGAAGCTACTGTGGCCCTAAAAGCTGTTTTGACTCCACAAACCCCCCAGGTACATCCCCTTTTATGTCAAGTGTCTGGGGTACTGTCCTTGACTCAGGTGCACATGGAGTTTCATCATTCAGTAGGCCAAAGCCATCTTCCTGGCTGCTAGATGGCCTTGGCCAACTCAAAGCACAGGTTATGTTGACTTTTAAACCAAGTCTGTATCATATAGTGCAATAAACTCTTGCAGAAGAGTTTTAACtagttttaaaaatgtattgtCGTGCTGTctagggggttttactcccacaGTTTAACCCTTATAATATGGgtgaaacatttaaatatttgtattgttGGGAAGGAAGGAGCTCGAGTCCAAATGGATGTGTCCGTTGCTCACTATCACTTCCTGTTTAAACCTGtaacttttaagctcctaaatgTAGGTGACTTTTCAGCTGAAAACGAGGCTCCTATGTTTGGCTGAAATAGGTGACGAATTTAGGAGCcggacccttttttttttttaatactaaaCCCTCAATATTTATAATGCCCACCAAAGATGCCATGTCACCATGCATTTCAAGTATATTAACAGAgttccccccccctcacacacactcaTATGCTCCCTTGAATGCATAATTACATAAGAGGCAGAACTGAGCAAACACTCCCTCATCCCCAGTTATAACAAAGTTTCAATCATGATGAAAATAAAAACCCTAACCATATAAGGTTATgaacagagctggtgttaaacatgCTGAGGCACTGGGCAGAAATTTAGCAGAGGACCCCAAAGCTCACCATCGGCCCTGATCTTGAAAGAAAAGAGCTTTTGTCTGAGATGAGCATTCATTCACCTCCACAGtcactctagaacagtggttcttaacctgggttcgaccgaaccccaggggttcggtgagtcagtctcgcgggttcggcggaggtcaaaacacacctccgactcgtATAGcgcgcaatccttttcgaggatgctggacataaaaacgaagaaaaggaacagactttatTGCGagaatgacatgagagtggcacttgccaaggtaaagccgcgcatttctgaactggtctctgagaggcaacagcagaagtcacgctgatttgcagtaaatttcatgaTTAtgttattattcgaaatataggagaacttttttgttttcaaaattgatattattttttccctcactgtatacctatgttttgaatttgtaaaaatcatattttatttttccaataaagggttcggtgaacacgcatatgaaattggtggggttcagtacctccaacaaggttaagaaccactgctctagaagctGCAGATACAGACTTGAGAACTATAGGACAACAACTTTTGGCcaacaactgtcctcttaaggacaaaaaattaaatcaaaattattactttttaccctaacctattgtattttcccttttttgttgcacttttctttaacgattgtagttcttccccactttcccattgtttgaagtaggtctatacgtcttatcagtgctttattatgacacttggattttatccagtatccccagttttaatataattttactgtatattgtacaccgcttagaaacctgattaagcggtttaaaaaaatcttttaataaacttgaaactaggtaCAGGGAACAAGAAATTAGGAATTGGTGATGCTCTTGTTATAGGTTCATATGAGGAATAATTACCCTGGCCTTACAAACAAAGCCTAATATTACTCTAAGGGCAGGATCACTACGTTCTGCTGAATGGCTAAAACATTCCAGCCCTAATGATATCCCTCTTTTTAAGAGGTCTTCAGAAGACCCGCCAAGGGGCACTTATGTTCTGTTTTCAAAAGCAGCGTTGTCCAGTAGGCTTATGTCTTGGGGAGGGTCATCCAGCATTTTTAGTAACAGAATACTTCTGAGTGGTATCAGCATATCAGGGGAGGACTTAACAAATGATCTCTGAAgcattaaggcctggattctcaaaccagtgctgattttctaggcgccagtaggcacccaTACATACCTCTGTTAAAAACACCATCCAGTCGgtgtttttaattgaaatttgagGCACTTACCGGCGCCTAGAAAATTGTCACCGGAATcgcacctacataggcactttaggccactgaacgccaaagtaggcatggccaacacaAAGTGGCCACCTAGGCGCAATGCATAtgaagataggtgccggaaatgtaggcctgataaactttggcctacatttccggcgcctatcatTTGAGTTGGCGCGATTCCGAAACTGGTGCCAATGCATAATTGACATGTGACCAGCAGCCACTGATATTGGTGCCAGtatgagaatctgggcctaagtggctATAGCTAGTAGTAAATAACATTATcccagacaagcaggcagcatattctcacgaatgggtgacatcaccaacagccccggtacggaccactttaaaagtgcatcaccactttaagtgcttagaaagtttgcaatagcccAAACCGTGCATGCGAGAATACATTTCCGCCCGACGtagggcgcgcggtccctcagtttcttagtttctgtggagctaagaagtcgcgtttTCAACAGCTCttgaaaatttttttcataatcgctgccttcccgctctcgcgtttttttctgacttttcagtcagtttttttaattttcttttatctttcttttcctgttttagtaaaaaaaaaaaaatcatttttggtTTTTCCCTTTCACAGATTCGACCCAGCGGGGCCTGTTCATCCACTTTGGCCTCCGGGTTTGACTTAGCTGAGGCCATGTTTCCATCAATGTCCCGGCCTcagatgggttttaaaaagtgtggacgCTGTGCTCGGTCCATTTCCCTCACTAACCCACatcgctggtgcctccagtgtttggggcctgaGCATCATCCAGAGACTTGTTCCCTTTGTTCGTCTCTGCAAAAGTGAACCCTTAagaattccatctcaatcagtcaattggtctaccagtgttttttcctaagcctcattctcatgctggagaaactgctttgcatactttggactgtaagcgggctttgtcCTACTATACTACATTGACTGGACAAAGCCACATCggacatctcctcaactgttcatctctgtTGACCCAAacaagttgggccatcctatatccaagagaatgatttccaacttgCTGGCTGCCTGCATCACGTTCTGCTAtgttcagactggactggcactggagagtcgtgtcacagcccacaaaattagagctatggcagcttctgttgctttccttagatctacacctattgaggaaatctgtaaagctgccacctggtccgcagttcataccttcacatctcactactatgtggattctttctccagacgggatgggcacttcggccaatcagtatttcataatttattttcttaggccaacactcccaccatcccatctctgttagcttggaagtcacccattcgtgagaatatgcctgcttgtcctgggataaagcacagttacttaccataacaggtgttatccagggacagcaggcagatattctcacatcccaccctcttccccgggttggcttcttagctgacttatcttaactgagggaccgtgcgCCCTACgtcgggcgagaaggcactcgtgcatgcgcggttcgggctattgcaaactttctaagCACTTAATGtgacaatgcacttttaaagtggtccgtatcggggctcctttggtgacgtcacccattcgtgagaatatctgccttctgtccctggataacacctgttccagtaagtaactgtgctttgcagATTGTCAGGGTTCACTTTGCCCCCATCCAGTTTTCTGTAGGCACTTATAAATCCAGTGATGTTACATTAATGCTGGATTGTGATGCTCCCATGCCTTCCATATGCATGCCATTTGAATTAACTTTATTAAGGGCCTAGCATTGCATGTAAGGAAGAGATCATACCTTATATACGAGTATCATCAAATTCCTCACAATGCCTCTTTTCTCGTCTCCTCTATATCCCCAAAAATAAACTGTGACTTTTGTATTAATCCAACAGAGGATGAACATACAGAGGGAAGGTCGAATTGGAGGAACATAGAGGATTGCCGAAGAAAGCTAAAGGCAGTGTTCAGGAAGAAAGCCAAGAGTGATATTAGAGACGCCTTCAGCACAGAGTGCAGCATGGAAAGGAGTCAGCGAGACTTTCCAGGGAAGAGGTGGACTCAGTCACAGAGACATGAAATAAGCAATCTGGCGGTGGCCATCTTGCCCCAGGGAGTCTACACTGGGGAGAGATTATGTACCAATACCGAACAGGAGAAGAAATTAGCTGAGAACTTGACTCTCCTTACGCACAGGAGGATCCATCCAAGAAGGAAGGAGGAACTAGTCACAGAATATGAGGAAGATTCTTTGAAGCAAGAAAACTACAGAAATGATATGGCATTGtttccaaaaatgcccctcttgAACACCAATTTGTCTGGGAAATACTTCCCCAGGGCTTACAATATGAAAGTTCACTGGACATTCCACAGCAGAGGAGTGCCTCACCAATGCTCAGCATGTGAGAAGTGCTTCAGCCGGAAGTCAAATCTCCTTATGCACCTGAGAACCCACACGGGGGAAAAGCCTTATCAGTGTGCTCAGTGTGGCAAGTACTTCAGCCAGAAGTCTGGCCTCAACCGGCATCGGAGGATCCACACAGGGGAGCGGCCCTACTCATGCACAGATTGCACGAGGAGCTTCCACCAGAATACAGATCTTCAGAGTCACCGCCGGACCCACACGGGGGAGAGGCCTTATACCTGTGCTGAATGTGAAAAGAGATTCCCACGGAAGGACAGTCTTGTGAGACACTGGAGAATACACAACATCCATTGGTTTGGGACATGTGGGAAGAGGTGTACTTGATTCCAAGTGCTTGCAGACCTAGGTATGAGCAGCAGTATACTACATTGAAAGGAAGCTATTGAAGCAGGCTTGAACTAACAGGGCTGTCCTTTATGGCATTCAAGTGGTGACCAGTAATCACTGTGCAAAAGATTTCAGCAGTCAGAGAGCAGATAACTATGGTCTGACTTTTGGACTTGGAACACTTAATGTTAAGAAAGTAATTCTGTAAGGAACCACTTAACATTTAGGTAGCAATGCTGGCATTCTAGTCATTTATGTGCTTATGTGAACACTTGCATAAATGATAATTCTGGTTCAGGCTTTTCTATAAGTACGCACATATCTTCAATGGTATGTTTTTTTACAGGTGTATGTTCAAATAGGTGGAGCCTGGGTGGGGTAActtttaaagaatgacacggggacaaatttgtctctgtcccattcctgtaagctctgccttaaccgcacaaacctcgaacacttatgattttaaagtgttcgaggtttcTGGAGAtaagggcagagcttgcaggaatgggacaggatgGAGATAAAGAGATCCCACGGTGAtgaggaaaatttgtccccgtgccattcatAGAAATTATAAATTGCACACACATCTCCCCAATCATATAGGCATGAGCATTTCCATCAGCTCTATAGCTAACATATGTTgacacccagtggcatagtgccggggggtggaccgccctggTGCCATCTTCACAGGGGCGCCACttccggtgcctctcctcctcctcccagtgtacctcttgaaatgtttgtcatcacttcctggtcatgggaccagggcgtgatttcagaagggagtcgaggctggcgcgagcaacaggtgGAAGATACTCgcaccagtgaacatttcaaagGGGCACGGcagggggtgaggaagagcaggGGGGCACGGTGCGGTGATGCcgggtgccaccgccctgggcaccaacCTCCCTAGCTACATCACTGTTGATACCTAAACCCAAATGCACATATATACCggattacactagtattctataaagtaggGACCTAATTTCCTTTATGGAAGAGGTTCCACATAGGTGCCATTTCCTCAATacaatttcttttctttaacTTTCTCTCTGATATTATCTATTCTTTTTTTATGCtttgttttatttagtttttgttttgttttatattttaatactttgttatattatatgttttttaatactttgttaaaattgcatgttattttatttattgtaattcgtttagaaaaatttttattgaagcgattaccatattttcacgcatataacgcgcgcattatacacgattttacaaaccgtgtataACCACGCGTGTTATATTTGTGAGCGCgttatccccccttttttttacatagttccccccccgacgtccgattcaccccccccccgcaggaccgctcacacctgcacccccaccccgaaggaccgctcgcacccccacagcctttcccccccatcatgtaaaaGTTTCCTAccatcgtcctgctgcttcctctgccggcggtcctgccccttctcttagccctgcgtctacgctgcttcctcttccggcggtcccaccctttctctgacgtcagaaaaagggcgggaccgccggaagaggaagcagcgtagacgcagggctaagagaaggggcaggaccgccggcagaggaagcagcaggacgacggtaggaaacttatacatgatgggggggaggtggggaggctgtggggggtgcgagcggtccttcggggtgggggtgcgggtgcgtgtttgagcacgagcggtccttcggggtgggggtgcgagcggtcctgcgggggggggtgtgaatcagATGTCGgggaggcatcaggctttcagggtggggacaggacttcaagggggagaggagagtcggggtgggctaaaggagagtgggctggccagaggagagtcgggacgggctaaaggagagtcgggctggccagaggagagtcggggcgggggaaaggagagtcgggcagcgacgggagagtcggagcagcatgcacggtatataaaaatttatttacataaattacagttccccgcgcgctatacccgtgtgcgcgttttacacgggtgtgcggtatatgagtgaaaatacagtaatcaaaaacaaataaaacttgaaactaaatcaatttctagacagcataactaaatagttctatgcggttcacaaaagaataATAAGGATACAAGGAATAGTCTGAATATAAGAAATCTAATTGCCTATGAATTTGTTAAAGAGATGGGTCTTCAATTGCCTTCTAAACTGAAGATAAGAGTGAGACATAAGAGCACAAATGCCTGAAATCGCTATCATGCAAAGCAGGTTGAGAAGAGAGTTGTCGCTCATGGACATTTTAAATTTGCAGCCATTAGCTGATGGGAAGACAAACAGAGCAAGGGATTTTCTCAGGTTTTTCTAggatgaaaaaacaaataaatctGTCAGATATTGTGGGGCCTGACCAGTGACAAATTTATAGTACAAGCAACCTAGTTTGAAAATAATGTGCGCTTCCACAGGGAGCCAATGCTCTCTTAAGAGTCTAATTTTTGCTGGTGTAACTTGGATCTAACCAACCTCCTCTTGATGGTTGTGTGAGGGAAACTACAACCTCTGTTATACCATGCCAAATAAATGATGATTTTCATTTCTTATATCCTTCCTATCCTATAGTCTTAAGTGGTAATGATTAACATAAACAGCagatatttcatttcatttaatgagggttcttcaaaaagtttccgaactttcatatttttgcacgcaaccaaaaacattttttttctgatggcattaagaaTAAGTTAGTAGGACGCTGGGGAAAATGtatcgcaaaacagggtgattatgtggcaaagtgatgtaatttgctttggagagtgtttaaaaaaataaaagtgcggaaaccttttgaagatcccttgtataAACCCTGGACAGTTCTAGAACAGAAAGCAAAGTCGCTTACCTGTAATGtgggttctctgtagacagcaggggaatgtagccacacttgttggtgaagtcctcagACTGAGCCTTTGTCGGTGCACTTCCGTAGCTATAGTAAGCTTTTTGCTGACCGAGCATGTGCCAGGACTGTTGCCTCTgcagctcctccccctatccTGTCAGTTTGTCCTTCTTTCCTGCAGAATCCAGGAGGTGGAATGCTTTCCTTGGCAGCAGGTTGAATTGTATTCTATATGTTTTGAATTTCTTAATAGCCGATTCAGACACCATTGAATGATGAGGGAGTTGCTGCATGTCATGCCCAGGGTTTTTTTGTACCTTTGGAAGCTGTGGAGACTGACTAAGGTTTTTGCCAATTAGAGAGTTACAGGTCCTGAAGGATTTGGTATACCGGAAGGGCAATGAACTCTTTTAGTAGGAatctggttaaggggctgaaggagttgccgtacagtgagagattggagaaactgggcctcttctcccttgaaaagaggagactgagagaggacatgatcgaaacgttcaaaatactgaatggaatagacatagcagataaagacagattgttcaccctctccaaggtagggagaacaagatggcactctctaaaattgaaagggaaaagattctgtacaaacataaggaagttcttcttcacccagagagtggtggaaaagtggaacgctcttccggaagctgttataggggaaaacaccctccagggattcaagacaaagttagacaagtttctgctaaactggaacgtacgcaggtgaggctggactcagagcactggtctttgacctaagggctgccgtgtgagcgggccgctgagcatgatggacaactggtctgacccagcagcgacaatttt
It contains:
- the LOC117368321 gene encoding zinc finger protein 479-like isoform X1, with protein sequence MLVILVGEKEAWPRHSLSHGDDVTRRLRDVLSPSRWRSGLEAVFMTSVTFKDVAAFFSEEEWAALEEWQKELYRSVMKEIHTALLSLGYRIVNPDTVFWVKNELVSTAKWNQNLGEIESINVSYSNLATPCPDILVRIKTDVESPLSDPGDPAEEEGAEENPSASLPAADPAISVRIKEEEGWCAQSPPYSSGIDCAYSPSKGLPVISSFCSLNLKEELHSKNTERADVACDLPAITGGSILQPNQILKSKREEEEYGGADPGALENGSACCPVTEDEHTEGRSNWRNIEDCRRKLKAVFRKKAKSDIRDAFSTECSMERSQRDFPGKRWTQSQRHEISNLAVAILPQGVYTGERLCTNTEQEKKLAENLTLLTHRRIHPRRKEELVTEYEEDSLKQENYRNDMALFPKMPLLNTNLSGKYFPRAYNMKVHWTFHSRGVPHQCSACEKCFSRKSNLLMHLRTHTGEKPYQCAQCGKYFSQKSGLNRHRRIHTGERPYSCTDCTRSFHQNTDLQSHRRTHTGERPYTCAECEKRFPRKDSLVRHWRIHNIHWFGTCGKRCT
- the LOC117368321 gene encoding zinc finger protein 551-like isoform X3 codes for the protein MSLKTSVTFKDVAAFFSEEEWAALEEWQKELYRSVMKEIHTALLSLGYRIVNPDTVFWVKNELVSTAKWNQNLGEIESINVSYSNLATPCPDILVRIKTDVESPLSDPGDPAEEEGAEENPSASLPAADPAISVRIKEEEGWCAQSPPYSSGIDCAYSPSKGLPVISSFCSLNLKEELHSKNTERADVACDLPAITGGSILQPNQILKSKREEEEYGGADPGALENGSACCPVTEDEHTEGRSNWRNIEDCRRKLKAVFRKKAKSDIRDAFSTECSMERSQRDFPGKRWTQSQRHEISNLAVAILPQGVYTGERLCTNTEQEKKLAENLTLLTHRRIHPRRKEELVTEYEEDSLKQENYRNDMALFPKMPLLNTNLSGKYFPRAYNMKVHWTFHSRGVPHQCSACEKCFSRKSNLLMHLRTHTGEKPYQCAQCGKYFSQKSGLNRHRRIHTGERPYSCTDCTRSFHQNTDLQSHRRTHTGERPYTCAECEKRFPRKDSLVRHWRIHNIHWFGTCGKRCT
- the LOC117368321 gene encoding zinc finger and SCAN domain-containing protein 2-like isoform X6; this translates as MKEIHTALLSLGYRIVNPDTVFWVKNELVSTAKWNQNLGEIESINVSYSNLATPCPDILVRIKTDVESPLSDPGDPAEEEGAEENPSASLPAADPAISVRIKEEEGWCAQSPPYSSGIDCAYSPSKGLPVISSFCSLNLKEELHSKNTERADVACDLPAITGGSILQPNQILKSKREEEEYGGADPGALENGSACCPVTEDEHTEGRSNWRNIEDCRRKLKAVFRKKAKSDIRDAFSTECSMERSQRDFPGKRWTQSQRHEISNLAVAILPQGVYTGERLCTNTEQEKKLAENLTLLTHRRIHPRRKEELVTEYEEDSLKQENYRNDMALFPKMPLLNTNLSGKYFPRAYNMKVHWTFHSRGVPHQCSACEKCFSRKSNLLMHLRTHTGEKPYQCAQCGKYFSQKSGLNRHRRIHTGERPYSCTDCTRSFHQNTDLQSHRRTHTGERPYTCAECEKRFPRKDSLVRHWRIHNIHWFGTCGKRCT
- the LOC117368321 gene encoding zinc finger protein 479-like isoform X2; protein product: MLVILVGEKEAWPRHSLSHGDDVTRRLRDVLSPSRWRSGLEAVFMTSVTFKDVAAFFSEEEWAALEEWQKELYRSVMKEIHTALLSLGYRIVNPDTVFWVKNELVSTAKWNQNLGEIESINVSYSNLATPCPDILVRIKTDVESPLSDPGDPAEEEGAEENPSASLPAADPAISVRIKEEEGWCAQSPPYSSGIDCAYSPSKGLPVISSFCSLNLKEELHSKNTERADVACDLPASGSILQPNQILKSKREEEEYGGADPGALENGSACCPVTEDEHTEGRSNWRNIEDCRRKLKAVFRKKAKSDIRDAFSTECSMERSQRDFPGKRWTQSQRHEISNLAVAILPQGVYTGERLCTNTEQEKKLAENLTLLTHRRIHPRRKEELVTEYEEDSLKQENYRNDMALFPKMPLLNTNLSGKYFPRAYNMKVHWTFHSRGVPHQCSACEKCFSRKSNLLMHLRTHTGEKPYQCAQCGKYFSQKSGLNRHRRIHTGERPYSCTDCTRSFHQNTDLQSHRRTHTGERPYTCAECEKRFPRKDSLVRHWRIHNIHWFGTCGKRCT